In the genome of Engraulis encrasicolus isolate BLACKSEA-1 chromosome 21, IST_EnEncr_1.0, whole genome shotgun sequence, the window CATGTCCAAATATTTTCACTGACCCTTACATGCCAACGAAAATATTCACACTTTGTCTATGGACATCTCAAGCACCTCTGTATTTGAGTTACTTCTCCCTTTTACAAATGTGCAACTTGCCTTCCCACTTGACTTCCCTTATGGTGGTACACCTACCTTGAATAGGAATGGGGACTCGATTGAGTCCTGCGAAAGGTCCACTCCGCCACATTTTTAAGGGGACAGTGGCCACACAAGCTGTCCTGTTGTAGATGCTCCAAGATCTCTTCTTTACGCAGCCCGTAAACAATTGGCGCAATGCATTGCGCGATACTAAAGAAGGCAAAGTTCACCACCGCAAACAGATCCTTTGTGTCCATGTGAATGTGTCCATACTTTGACAAAATATACAAGAAATAGTTCACAAAGTTGGGAAGAATGTACACCGCGAGCTGAAACCCGTGGAGAGTAATGGTCCTGCACCCTATTTTATTGTGGCGGTTAACCACACCTAACCGGCGTCCCTCGAGGATGATCCTGACATAACTGTACAGGATAATTAAACTGCAGATGCTGATCAATACAATTTTGTGCAACTCCCCCTTTTTCAGCTCCTCTCTTCCACAGAGCTTCCCTTCCCCTGCTCTCTCCGTCCAGGGAAAGAGGGTCAAGGGTATGATGGCAGCGAGACCCCAGGTGAAGAGCCCCAACAGCCAGGGCCACTGGCGAGCGCACAAGTTTTTGTAGCGCAAGGGAAAGCAGATGGCCCAGTAACGGTCCACCGCCATCACGGTCAATGTCAGCAGGATGTTGGACGCGCTTGTAATGAGTACAGTTACCAGGGTGGCACACATGTACGTGGTGGGTCGCACATTTAAATAGATCTGCAAATAAAACCCCCAACAAACTCCAAAGTAGACGAGGGCCGACAGCAGCAGGTGGAACACTAACACGAAGCGCGCGTGGTTCCG includes:
- the zgc:194312 gene encoding odorant receptor 131-2, which codes for MDDKLLYRNNDGGYDFHQSNATIHLSNLTIANNYVYVRVCASAAAFIILAFFNIIINWTIIRQERLRNHARFVLVFHLLLSALVYFGVCWGFYLQIYLNVRPTTYMCATLVTVLITSASNILLTLTVMAVDRYWAICFPLRYKNLCARQWPWLLGLFTWGLAAIIPLTLFPWTERAGEGKLCGREELKKGELHKIVLISICSLIILYSYVRIILEGRRLGVVNRHNKIGCRTITLHGFQLAVYILPNFVNYFLYILSKYGHIHMDTKDLFAVVNFAFFSIAQCIAPIVYGLRKEEILEHLQQDSLCGHCPLKNVAEWTFRRTQSSPHSYSRERRLTSQTPDCPSWETLSSQPAGPDKSQLLEIRSQPFTRKPDEERRMQCCSSNP